In Thermus islandicus DSM 21543, a genomic segment contains:
- a CDS encoding ABC transporter permease, giving the protein MRADSRRLGLLVLLGGGLTLLLWYLAPWAVPHRLFGGEGVLLNPFGHHLPTGGLPHGYRDAWLFPCFSLALAWLLLSLGLPWRAGPRGLYLAGALGLGLFLLTYLLFQRSVAEVNWGAERPLLRRYSLGLGSYATLGYSLYLLLLARVYSPGGLAFLVRRREVVVPLFSLLLASLLGGAMVAVLKESPGTAGSLREALMLKLDLVTYAYQLLYSPLVNPSGFLQSLLLATPLIFTGLSVALGFRGGLFNIGAPGQLILGAIAAMLVGVYLPGPRALVLPLAVLAAALAGGLWGALVGWLKARFGAHEVINTIMFNYIAASLFLFLISANEYKFLGHTLYLPFKYPGYEARSYEVRPEARIPLWTDLLAPGGELSFALPLALLLGLLGYLLVRRSLGHRVLAAFLLGTAGYAVGGLLPGIPVSFGPDLTSVRLNGAFLLAVLALFFFHLYVFRTVGGYELRAMGLAPKAAEYGGVPPGKKAVLILFLSGALAGLAATHYVLGGGIDEYRLKQSLPYSVGFDGIAVALMGQNTPLGVGLAAWLFGILLTGGLQVNLQLGISRELVAVLQALVVLFIAAGGFLPRYFTDPLRAAEVELREEAARG; this is encoded by the coding sequence GTGCGGGCGGACTCTAGGCGCCTGGGACTTCTCGTTCTCCTCGGCGGGGGCCTCACCCTCCTCCTTTGGTACCTGGCCCCCTGGGCGGTACCCCATCGGCTCTTCGGCGGGGAGGGGGTGCTCCTCAACCCCTTCGGCCACCACCTGCCCACAGGGGGCCTTCCCCACGGCTACCGGGACGCGTGGCTCTTCCCGTGCTTCTCCCTCGCCCTGGCCTGGCTCCTCCTCAGCCTGGGCCTGCCCTGGCGGGCCGGGCCCAGGGGGCTCTACCTGGCGGGGGCCCTGGGCCTGGGGCTCTTCCTCCTCACCTACCTCCTCTTCCAAAGGAGCGTGGCCGAGGTCAACTGGGGGGCGGAACGGCCCCTCCTCCGCCGCTACAGCCTGGGCCTCGGAAGCTACGCCACCTTGGGCTACAGCCTCTACCTCCTCCTCCTCGCCCGGGTCTATTCCCCAGGGGGGCTCGCCTTCCTGGTGCGCAGGCGGGAGGTGGTGGTGCCCCTCTTTTCCCTCCTCCTCGCTTCCCTTCTAGGGGGGGCCATGGTGGCGGTCCTCAAGGAGAGCCCCGGCACGGCAGGGAGCCTGCGGGAGGCCCTCATGCTCAAGCTGGACCTGGTCACCTACGCCTACCAGCTCCTCTACAGCCCCCTGGTGAACCCTTCCGGCTTTCTGCAAAGCCTCCTCCTCGCCACGCCCCTGATCTTCACCGGGCTTTCCGTGGCCTTGGGCTTCCGGGGCGGCCTCTTCAACATCGGCGCTCCGGGCCAGCTCATCCTGGGGGCCATCGCCGCCATGCTGGTGGGGGTCTACCTCCCGGGCCCCCGGGCCCTCGTCCTGCCCCTCGCCGTGCTCGCCGCCGCCCTGGCCGGGGGGCTTTGGGGAGCGCTGGTGGGCTGGCTCAAGGCCCGCTTCGGGGCCCACGAGGTCATCAACACCATCATGTTCAACTACATCGCCGCAAGCCTCTTCCTCTTCCTCATCTCCGCCAACGAGTACAAGTTCCTCGGCCACACCCTCTACCTCCCCTTCAAGTACCCCGGCTACGAGGCCCGGAGCTACGAGGTCCGCCCCGAGGCCAGGATCCCCCTCTGGACCGACCTCCTGGCCCCCGGGGGGGAGCTCTCCTTCGCCCTGCCCCTGGCCCTCCTCCTCGGCCTTTTGGGCTACCTCCTGGTGCGGAGGAGCCTGGGGCACCGGGTCCTGGCCGCCTTTCTCCTGGGGACGGCGGGGTACGCGGTGGGGGGGCTTCTCCCCGGCATCCCCGTGAGCTTCGGCCCCGACCTCACCTCGGTGCGCCTCAACGGGGCCTTCCTCCTCGCGGTCTTGGCCCTCTTCTTCTTCCACCTCTACGTCTTCCGCACCGTGGGGGGGTACGAGCTCAGGGCCATGGGCCTCGCCCCCAAGGCGGCGGAGTACGGGGGGGTGCCTCCCGGAAAGAAGGCCGTCCTCATCCTCTTCCTCTCCGGGGCCTTGGCCGGGCTCGCCGCCACCCACTACGTCCTGGGGGGCGGGATTGACGAGTACCGCCTGAAACAATCCCTTCCCTATTCCGTGGGCTTTGACGGGATCGCCGTGGCCCTCATGGGGCAGAACACCCCCCTCGGGGTGGGCCTCGCCGCCTGGCTCTTCGGCATTCTCCTCACCGGGGGGCTCCAGGTGAACCTGCAGCTCGGCATCAGCCGGGAGCTGGTGGCGGTCCTCCAGGCCCTCGTGGTCCTCTTCATCGCCGCAGGGGGCTTCCTGCCCCGCTACTTCACCGATCCCCTGAGGGCCGCAGAGGTGGAGCTCAGGGAAGAGGCGGCGAGGGGGTGA
- a CDS encoding flavin reductase family protein gives MRSYLPQGPLPAFYHYYPGVPAVVEVRAGERVNFCPAVWNTGLSADPPLFGVSISPKRFTHGLLLKARRFSASFHPHAQGALVHWLGSHSGREVDKGRAPHFLGHFGVPILEGAYAAYELELVEVRPFGDHDLFVGRVVAVWEEEGFLDEKGRPLPGLSLLYYGKGLYGRPAEEAFTP, from the coding sequence GTGAGGAGCTACCTGCCCCAAGGCCCCCTCCCCGCCTTCTACCACTACTACCCCGGCGTCCCCGCCGTGGTGGAGGTGCGGGCGGGGGAGAGGGTGAACTTCTGCCCCGCCGTGTGGAACACGGGGCTTTCCGCCGACCCGCCCCTCTTCGGGGTCTCCATCAGTCCCAAGCGCTTCACCCACGGGCTACTGCTAAAGGCCCGGCGCTTCTCGGCGAGCTTTCACCCCCACGCCCAAGGGGCCCTGGTCCACTGGCTGGGAAGCCATTCGGGCCGGGAGGTGGACAAGGGCCGGGCCCCCCACTTCCTGGGCCACTTTGGGGTGCCCATCCTGGAGGGGGCCTACGCCGCCTACGAGCTGGAGCTCGTGGAGGTGCGGCCCTTCGGGGACCACGACCTCTTCGTGGGGCGGGTGGTGGCGGTGTGGGAGGAGGAGGGCTTTCTGGACGAAAAGGGGAGGCCCTTGCCCGGCCTTTCCCTCCTCTACTACGGCAAGGGCCTCTACGGCCGCCCCGCCGAGGAGGCCTTCACGCCGTGA
- a CDS encoding DNA polymerase III subunit delta': MALHPAHPGGIVGHEGVLELLPRLGAATLLFSGPEGVGRRLVARWYAQGLNRGFPPPSLEAHPDLLEVGPKERGLRGEKEVRLEEVEPLFAWFQTHPRERVKVALLDSAHLLTEAAANALLKLLEEPPSYGRIVLIAPSRKTLLPTLASRALEVPFGPVPEERLRRFTQDPHLLAYAAGAPGRLFRALADPAFPERLERARRLLESPPLERLGLLEELLAEEEGFYLLRALLRDRPRALLALDRAREALEAYVSPDLVLARLALDLEL, encoded by the coding sequence ATGGCTCTACACCCGGCTCACCCTGGGGGAATAGTCGGCCACGAGGGGGTGCTGGAGCTCCTGCCGAGGCTTGGGGCCGCCACCCTCCTCTTCTCCGGCCCTGAGGGGGTGGGAAGGCGCCTCGTGGCCCGCTGGTACGCCCAGGGCCTGAACCGGGGTTTCCCCCCGCCCTCCCTGGAGGCCCACCCCGACCTCCTGGAGGTGGGTCCAAAGGAGCGGGGCCTGCGCGGGGAGAAGGAGGTGCGCCTGGAGGAGGTGGAGCCCCTCTTCGCCTGGTTCCAAACCCACCCCCGGGAGCGGGTGAAGGTGGCCCTTCTGGACTCGGCTCACCTCCTCACCGAGGCCGCGGCCAACGCGCTCCTCAAGCTCCTGGAGGAGCCCCCCTCCTACGGGCGCATCGTCCTCATCGCCCCAAGCCGAAAGACCCTCCTCCCCACCCTGGCGAGCCGGGCCCTGGAGGTGCCCTTTGGCCCCGTGCCCGAGGAGAGGCTAAGGCGCTTCACCCAGGACCCCCACCTCCTGGCCTACGCCGCCGGGGCCCCGGGTCGCCTCTTCCGGGCCCTGGCCGACCCCGCCTTCCCCGAGAGGCTGGAGCGGGCGAGGCGGCTTCTGGAAAGCCCCCCCTTAGAGCGCCTTGGCCTTTTGGAGGAGCTTTTGGCCGAGGAGGAGGGGTTTTACCTCCTCCGCGCCCTCCTCCGGGACCGCCCCCGGGCCCTCCTGGCCTTGGATAGGGCGCGGGAGGCCCTGGAGGCCTACGTGAGCCCCGACCTGGTCTTGGCCCGCCTGGCCTTAGACTTAGAGCTATGA
- a CDS encoding ABC transporter permease yields MNLDAAFLTALLLSTLRQTTPLLLTALGGMFSERSGVTNIALEGILLFGALTAAVVVERLEAALGPGPHPWLPWVGVLAAMGVGGLVAFVHALVSIRYRADQIISATALNLLALGAPSLVLTYFYGNATSSKEVANRLPLLLGLSPLVYLAFLLVPVAWWVLFKTPFGLRLRAVGEHPEAADTLGVNVHRMRYVGVVLSGVLAGLAGAYLSIGFLNQFVRGMSAGMGFIALAAMIFGNWHPLGILLSTLLFGFASALAIQLQGTEILPAVLVQAFPYVVTVLVLAGFIGRSRPPGAVGKPYEK; encoded by the coding sequence ATGAACCTGGACGCGGCCTTTCTCACCGCCCTCCTCCTCTCCACCCTGCGCCAGACCACCCCCCTTCTCCTCACCGCCTTAGGGGGAATGTTTTCCGAAAGGAGCGGGGTGACCAACATCGCCCTCGAGGGCATCCTCCTCTTCGGCGCCCTCACGGCCGCGGTGGTGGTGGAGCGCCTCGAGGCCGCCCTCGGCCCCGGGCCCCACCCCTGGCTCCCCTGGGTAGGGGTGCTCGCCGCCATGGGGGTGGGGGGGCTTGTGGCCTTCGTGCACGCCCTGGTTTCCATCCGATACCGGGCGGACCAGATCATCAGCGCCACCGCCCTCAACCTTCTGGCCCTGGGGGCCCCCAGCCTCGTCCTCACCTACTTCTACGGGAACGCCACCAGCTCCAAGGAGGTGGCGAACCGCCTCCCCCTCCTCCTCGGCCTCTCCCCCCTCGTCTACCTGGCCTTCCTCCTGGTGCCCGTGGCCTGGTGGGTCCTCTTCAAGACCCCCTTCGGCCTCCGCCTCCGGGCCGTGGGGGAGCACCCCGAGGCCGCGGACACCCTGGGGGTGAACGTCCACCGCATGCGCTATGTGGGGGTCGTCCTCTCTGGCGTCCTCGCGGGCCTCGCCGGGGCCTACCTCTCCATCGGCTTCCTGAACCAGTTCGTGCGGGGAATGTCGGCGGGGATGGGCTTCATCGCCTTGGCGGCCATGATCTTCGGCAACTGGCACCCCCTGGGGATCCTCCTCTCCACCCTCCTCTTTGGCTTCGCCTCGGCCCTAGCCATCCAGCTCCAGGGCACGGAGATCCTGCCCGCCGTTTTGGTCCAGGCCTTCCCCTACGTGGTCACGGTGCTGGTCCTGGCGGGGTTCATCGGCAGGAGCCGTCCCCCAGGGGCGGTGGGCAAGCCCTACGAGAAGTGA
- the ubiE gene encoding bifunctional demethylmenaquinone methyltransferase/2-methoxy-6-polyprenyl-1,4-benzoquinol methylase UbiE: MAASPEEKARRVRRMFSEIAPRYDLLNRLLSFGADLRWRRRAVELALEKAPRRILDLATGTGDLALLLKARAGEAEVVGADFAPPMLEIARRKARDLGLPVTFLEADALALPFPEGAFDAVTVAFGFRNFADYRKALAELFRVLSPGGRLVILEFPPPPGGAFGLVYRVYFQRVLPFLGGLISGNFGAYRYLPESVEAFPRPEALKAMMEEAGFSVRYELLTFGVAAVHVGDKP, from the coding sequence GTGGCGGCTTCCCCCGAGGAAAAGGCGAGGCGGGTGCGCCGGATGTTCTCCGAGATCGCCCCTCGGTACGATCTCCTCAACCGCCTCCTCTCCTTCGGGGCGGACCTCCGCTGGCGGAGGCGGGCGGTGGAGCTCGCCCTGGAGAAGGCCCCGAGGCGTATCCTGGACCTGGCCACGGGCACGGGGGACCTGGCCCTCCTCCTCAAGGCCCGGGCGGGGGAAGCGGAGGTGGTGGGGGCGGACTTCGCCCCGCCCATGCTGGAGATCGCCCGCAGGAAAGCCCGGGACCTTGGGCTTCCTGTGACCTTCCTCGAGGCGGACGCCCTGGCCCTACCCTTCCCCGAGGGGGCCTTTGACGCGGTCACCGTCGCCTTTGGCTTCCGCAACTTCGCCGACTACAGGAAGGCCCTCGCCGAGCTTTTCCGGGTCCTTTCCCCCGGGGGGAGGCTCGTGATCCTGGAGTTCCCCCCGCCTCCCGGAGGCGCCTTCGGCCTGGTCTACCGGGTCTACTTCCAGAGGGTCCTCCCCTTCCTCGGGGGCCTGATCTCGGGAAACTTCGGGGCCTACCGCTACCTGCCCGAAAGCGTGGAGGCCTTTCCCAGGCCTGAGGCCCTGAAGGCCATGATGGAGGAGGCGGGGTTTTCCGTGCGCTACGAGCTCCTCACCTTCGGGG
- a CDS encoding PSP1 domain-containing protein: MTVGVRFRTPLLRYFRFQGEPPPLDAYVVVRTSRGLEVGRVRTPPRREREAGEVVRLATKEDLDRAAQLRARGEEALFYLKARLKEEGVAAKVLGCDFTLDGRHLAVHYAAEERVNLRRFTRELQERYRVRVEFVAEGPREEARYLGALGACGMESCCSTWLQGFAQVSIKLARDQQLPLSPEKISGPCGRLLCCLAYEHPVYQELLKDLPRKNARVCTKAGLCGKVQKLNPLKGTVEVLLEDGKSLEVPKEELV; encoded by the coding sequence ATGACTGTGGGCGTCCGCTTCCGCACCCCCCTTCTCCGCTACTTCCGCTTCCAGGGGGAGCCCCCGCCCCTGGACGCCTACGTGGTGGTGCGCACCAGCCGGGGCCTCGAGGTGGGCCGGGTGCGCACCCCCCCGAGGCGGGAGCGGGAGGCGGGGGAGGTGGTGCGCCTGGCCACCAAGGAGGACCTGGACCGGGCGGCGCAGCTTCGGGCCAGGGGGGAGGAGGCCCTCTTCTACCTGAAGGCCCGCCTCAAGGAGGAGGGGGTGGCGGCCAAGGTCTTGGGGTGCGACTTCACCCTGGACGGCCGCCACCTCGCCGTGCACTACGCCGCAGAAGAGCGGGTCAACCTCAGGCGCTTCACCCGGGAGCTCCAGGAGCGCTACCGGGTGCGGGTGGAGTTCGTGGCCGAGGGCCCCCGGGAGGAGGCCCGCTACCTGGGCGCCTTGGGGGCCTGCGGCATGGAGTCGTGCTGCTCCACCTGGCTCCAGGGGTTCGCCCAGGTCTCCATCAAGCTCGCCCGGGACCAGCAGCTCCCCCTCTCCCCCGAGAAGATCTCGGGCCCCTGCGGGAGGCTCCTCTGCTGCCTGGCCTACGAGCACCCCGTCTACCAGGAGCTTCTCAAGGACCTTCCCCGCAAAAACGCCCGCGTCTGCACCAAGGCGGGCCTCTGCGGCAAGGTGCAGAAGCTCAACCCCCTGAAGGGCACGGTGGAGGTGCTTTTGGAGGACGGGAAGAGCCTGGAGGTTCCCAAGGAGGAGCTCGTGTGA